Proteins encoded in a region of the Halostella limicola genome:
- a CDS encoding tryptophanase translates to MEAYKTKMVERIELPDREEREANLEAAGYNVFNLDAEDVYVDLLTDSGTGAMSDEQWAALLRGDEAYAGSESFDELAAAVEDVMGFERVVPTHQGRGAENVLYGALVGEGDVVLNNTHFDTTRAHIANQGADPVDCPVEGAHDPDEAAPFKGNFSVERARERVDRVGAENVPAVVLTVTNNSAAGQPVSVENTRGVREFADEIGATFVIDACRFAENAYFVREREPGYENESIADIAREQLGYADALVMSGKKDALVNVGGFVAVRGDDLFERVKQRAILYEGFPTYGGMAGRDLAAMATGLREAVELPYVRDRVEQVRDLGARLREAGVPLYWPPGGHAVYVDAGAMFSHVPTDRFPGQALVCELYREGGVRAVELGEFAFPGADRPDLVRLALPRRTYHREHLDHVVDTLAAVAERADAVSGLEVVDEPEMAELRHFSARLQPV, encoded by the coding sequence ATGGAAGCGTACAAGACCAAGATGGTCGAGCGGATCGAGTTACCGGACCGAGAGGAACGAGAGGCGAACCTCGAAGCGGCGGGGTACAACGTCTTCAACCTGGACGCGGAGGACGTGTACGTCGACCTCCTCACCGACAGCGGCACCGGGGCGATGAGCGACGAGCAGTGGGCCGCCCTCCTCCGCGGCGACGAGGCCTACGCCGGCAGCGAGAGCTTCGACGAACTCGCGGCCGCGGTCGAGGACGTGATGGGGTTCGAGAGGGTCGTCCCGACGCACCAGGGCCGCGGGGCCGAGAACGTCCTCTACGGCGCGCTGGTCGGAGAGGGCGACGTCGTCCTCAACAACACCCACTTCGACACGACCCGCGCACATATCGCCAATCAGGGCGCCGACCCCGTCGACTGCCCGGTCGAGGGCGCCCACGATCCCGACGAGGCCGCGCCGTTCAAGGGGAACTTCTCGGTCGAGCGCGCCCGCGAGCGGGTCGACCGCGTCGGCGCGGAGAACGTCCCGGCCGTCGTCCTCACGGTCACCAACAACTCGGCCGCCGGCCAGCCCGTCAGCGTCGAGAACACGCGTGGCGTCAGGGAGTTCGCTGACGAGATCGGCGCGACCTTCGTCATCGACGCCTGCCGGTTCGCCGAGAACGCCTACTTCGTCCGCGAGCGGGAACCCGGCTACGAGAACGAATCGATCGCCGATATCGCCCGCGAGCAACTGGGCTACGCCGACGCGCTCGTCATGAGCGGCAAGAAGGACGCGCTGGTCAACGTCGGCGGGTTCGTCGCCGTCCGCGGCGACGACCTGTTCGAGCGGGTCAAGCAGCGCGCCATCCTCTACGAGGGCTTCCCCACCTACGGCGGGATGGCCGGGCGAGACCTCGCCGCGATGGCGACCGGCCTCCGCGAGGCCGTCGAACTCCCCTACGTCCGTGACCGCGTCGAGCAGGTCCGCGACCTCGGCGCGCGCCTCCGCGAGGCGGGCGTACCGCTGTACTGGCCGCCCGGCGGGCACGCGGTGTACGTCGACGCCGGCGCGATGTTCTCGCACGTCCCGACCGACCGGTTCCCCGGGCAAGCGCTCGTCTGCGAACTGTACCGGGAGGGCGGCGTCCGGGCCGTCGAACTCGGCGAATTCGCCTTCCCCGGCGCTGACCGCCCCGATCTCGTCCGCCTCGCGCTCCCCCGGCGCACGTACCACCGCGAGCACCTCGACCACGTGGTCGACACGCTGGCGGCTGTCGCGGAGCGCGCGGACGCCGTCTCCGGGTTAGAAGTCGTCGACGAGCCGGAGATGGCGGAACTGCGGCACTTCTCCGCCCGCCTCCAGCCGGTTTAG
- a CDS encoding Rieske (2Fe-2S) protein — MPDRLTSVETVREEGSWLFTIRDEYDELDEVLLLPCDDDGEDDVKAWINRCTHEAQRFDRGFGAAVRDGQLVCPKHGSMFDTCSGDCDNGDAAGTTLPSVDIAVNRGAVYLVDDDASFEREGGIDDGDDGPESTSHIGF, encoded by the coding sequence ATGCCCGACCGGCTGACGTCCGTTGAGACGGTCCGTGAGGAGGGATCGTGGCTGTTCACGATCCGCGACGAGTACGACGAACTGGACGAGGTGCTGTTGCTCCCCTGCGACGATGACGGCGAGGACGACGTGAAAGCCTGGATCAACCGCTGCACGCACGAGGCCCAGCGGTTCGACCGCGGGTTCGGCGCCGCCGTCCGCGACGGGCAGCTCGTCTGTCCCAAGCACGGGTCGATGTTCGACACCTGCTCCGGCGACTGCGACAACGGCGACGCCGCGGGGACGACGCTCCCGTCCGTCGATATCGCCGTGAACCGCGGGGCCGTCTACCTCGTCGACGACGACGCCTCGTTCGAGCGCGAGGGCGGCATCGACGACGGGGACGACGGCCCCGAGTCGACCTCGCACATCGGCTTCTGA
- a CDS encoding aspartate kinase, with protein MRVVAKFGGTSLGSGDRVNRAADSIATAVEEGHEIAVVASAMGSTTDELLDEITFETDEADRAQIVSMGERTSVRMLKAALAARDIDAIFLEPGSERWPVITDADGEVDVEETTRRAKDLAADLDGVVPVITGFLAEDHDGNVTTLGRGGSDTTAVMLGKYMDADEVVIVTDVEGVMTGDPRVVEGARNVGEITVDELRNLSFRGAEVVAPSALSYKGGNMGVRVVHYQHGDLLTGGTRIEGEFKSLVDMREEPLACLTVAGRAIRNSPGILQRLSTALGEAEVNVDAVASGMDSVTYYVDESASEKAETVLHREVVDQEPLSSVTVEDDLAVIRVTGGELPNRPGIMREIVDPIAEAGINLHDLITSATSVAIFVEWDDREEALEIMQSTF; from the coding sequence ATGCGCGTAGTCGCGAAGTTCGGGGGTACCAGTCTCGGGAGCGGCGACCGGGTCAACCGCGCCGCCGACTCGATCGCCACGGCGGTAGAGGAGGGTCACGAGATCGCGGTCGTCGCCAGCGCCATGGGGTCGACGACGGACGAACTGCTCGACGAGATCACGTTCGAGACCGACGAGGCGGACCGCGCCCAGATCGTCAGCATGGGCGAACGCACCAGCGTCCGCATGCTCAAGGCGGCGCTGGCCGCCCGGGACATCGACGCTATCTTCCTCGAACCCGGGAGCGAGCGCTGGCCGGTCATCACCGACGCCGACGGCGAGGTCGACGTCGAGGAGACCACGCGCCGTGCGAAGGACCTCGCCGCGGATCTCGACGGCGTCGTCCCGGTCATCACCGGTTTCCTCGCCGAGGACCACGACGGCAACGTCACCACCCTCGGCCGCGGCGGCAGCGACACCACCGCCGTCATGCTCGGCAAGTACATGGACGCCGACGAGGTCGTCATCGTCACCGACGTCGAGGGCGTCATGACCGGCGACCCGCGCGTCGTCGAGGGCGCACGCAACGTCGGCGAGATAACCGTCGACGAGCTCCGCAACCTCTCGTTCCGCGGCGCCGAGGTCGTCGCCCCCAGCGCCCTCTCGTACAAGGGCGGCAACATGGGCGTCCGCGTCGTCCACTACCAGCACGGCGACCTGCTCACCGGCGGCACCCGCATCGAGGGCGAGTTCAAGAGCCTCGTCGACATGCGCGAGGAGCCGCTGGCCTGCCTCACGGTCGCCGGCCGCGCCATCCGCAACAGCCCCGGCATCCTGCAGCGCCTGTCGACCGCGCTCGGCGAGGCCGAGGTCAACGTCGACGCCGTCGCCAGCGGGATGGACTCCGTCACCTACTACGTCGACGAGAGCGCGTCCGAGAAGGCCGAGACGGTGCTCCACCGCGAGGTCGTCGACCAGGAGCCGCTCTCCAGCGTCACCGTCGAGGACGACCTCGCGGTCATCCGCGTCACCGGCGGCGAACTCCCGAACCGTCCGGGCATCATGCGGGAGATCGTCGACCCGATCGCCGAGGCCGGCATCAACCTCCACGACCTGATCACCAGCGCCACCTCCGTCGCCATCTTCGTCGAGTGGGACGACCGCGAGGAGGCGCTGGAGATCATGCAGTCCACGTTCTGA
- a CDS encoding ATPase domain-containing protein: MTSRPDGPDRCDFCRLPAAADSVELVHEGTTYRFCSRACRDAMRDSDRVFTEYHGHRRFSPGVSALDAALPEGLPRNSFVMLSGQAGARHEALDAELVWRTLQRGEPAVFVTFQEPPISVVETFLTMEWNVLPFLESGRLRILDCFTYRMEDRDRMFHRMSPWNRHIHEVTRPATETVRDPSDLSELENKLDNCLEAESMVDEGVVVVDSLTEFGTLVQPVQAYDFVKDVRADVCKGRFVPIFAGATYTGEPGTFPHDLDYIVDGVVDLELNAEVVDDTLVRRIRIRKMNGALTVAEWYAYEFAGDSGLVVFEPAEDEAAAEEPSDEGEPQPPSDVPGTGADASDGRPAEADASNRDAPGADAAGTDADGGNADAGDE; encoded by the coding sequence ATGACCAGTCGACCCGACGGGCCGGACCGGTGCGACTTCTGCCGGCTCCCCGCCGCGGCGGACTCGGTCGAACTCGTCCACGAGGGGACGACCTACCGGTTCTGCTCGCGCGCCTGTCGCGACGCGATGCGGGACTCCGACCGGGTGTTCACCGAGTACCACGGCCACCGGCGGTTCTCGCCGGGCGTCTCCGCGCTCGACGCCGCGCTCCCCGAGGGGCTGCCGCGGAACTCCTTCGTCATGCTCTCCGGCCAGGCCGGTGCCCGCCACGAGGCGCTGGACGCCGAACTCGTGTGGCGGACGCTGCAGCGGGGCGAGCCCGCCGTCTTCGTCACGTTTCAGGAGCCGCCGATATCCGTCGTCGAGACCTTCCTCACGATGGAGTGGAACGTCCTCCCCTTCCTCGAGAGCGGCCGGCTCCGGATCCTCGACTGCTTCACCTACCGGATGGAGGACCGCGACCGCATGTTCCACCGGATGAGCCCGTGGAACCGCCACATCCACGAGGTCACCCGGCCGGCGACCGAAACCGTCCGCGACCCCAGCGACCTGAGCGAACTGGAGAACAAACTCGACAACTGCCTCGAGGCCGAGTCGATGGTCGACGAGGGCGTCGTCGTGGTCGACTCGCTGACCGAGTTCGGCACGCTCGTCCAGCCGGTTCAGGCGTACGACTTCGTCAAGGACGTCCGCGCCGACGTCTGCAAGGGCCGGTTCGTCCCGATCTTCGCCGGGGCGACCTACACTGGCGAGCCCGGGACCTTCCCCCACGACCTGGACTACATCGTCGACGGCGTCGTCGACCTGGAGCTCAACGCCGAGGTCGTGGACGACACGCTCGTCCGTCGCATTCGCATCCGCAAAATGAACGGCGCGCTGACCGTCGCGGAGTGGTACGCCTACGAGTTCGCCGGCGACAGCGGTCTCGTCGTGTTCGAGCCCGCCGAGGACGAGGCCGCCGCCGAGGAACCCTCGGACGAAGGCGAACCCCAACCACCGTCGGATGTCCCCGGAACCGGAGCGGACGCGTCGGACGGTCGTCCCGCCGAAGCCGACGCTTCGAACCGGGACGCGCCGGGCGCGGACGCGGCCGGGACCGACGCGGACGGCGGCAACGCCGACGCCGGCGACGAGTAG
- a CDS encoding DNA-directed DNA polymerase II small subunit, with amino-acid sequence MPLEAPARIVSELTSRGYNADREAVTLIASADDPARALEQVVDAAPDGALRLSVEHVREVLDSDPDAAGDPATMSDSASTRAGAVDAPPGADGETDGATDPSDPSVSTAGPNSGGDSAATNAPSETTVSPDGTVERSPSDPDIANDITGRSTGTGEYEDFVAVFRDRYDRLGEKLRGRVNHRPAEAIQSMPGGSEASMVGMVSDIRSTASGHWLVELEDRTGTFPCLVMKDRDIAAMVEELLCDEVIAVEGTLADDAGILFVDSMHFPDVPRTYSPNTADRHVQAALISDVHVGSQEFMADAWHRFTDWLHTPEAENVEYLLIAGDMVEGVGVYPDQDEELDIVDIYEQYERFSEYLKEVPGDMEIVMIPGNHDAVRLAEPQPAFDEELRNIMSAHDARFTGNPSTVTIEGVSVLMYHGVSLDEIIAELPEDKASYDEPHKAMYQLLKKRHVAPQYGGHLRLAPEEKDYLTIDSVPDVFHTGHVHKLGVGKYHNVLSINSGCWQAQTEFQKSVNIDPDAGYAPVVDLDTLEPTLRKFT; translated from the coding sequence GTGCCACTGGAGGCCCCCGCCAGGATCGTCAGCGAACTCACGAGCCGGGGGTACAACGCCGACCGGGAGGCGGTGACGCTCATCGCCTCCGCCGACGACCCGGCTCGCGCGCTCGAACAGGTCGTCGACGCGGCGCCCGACGGCGCGCTCAGACTCTCGGTCGAACACGTGCGCGAGGTGCTCGACAGCGACCCGGACGCCGCGGGCGACCCCGCGACGATGAGCGACTCCGCCTCTACCCGGGCGGGGGCCGTCGATGCTCCGCCCGGTGCGGACGGCGAGACCGACGGCGCGACCGATCCTTCAGACCCCTCCGTTTCGACTGCAGGCCCGAACAGCGGCGGCGACTCAGCGGCGACAAATGCTCCATCCGAAACGACGGTATCGCCGGACGGGACCGTCGAACGGTCGCCCAGCGACCCCGACATCGCGAACGACATCACCGGCCGGAGCACCGGGACCGGCGAGTACGAGGACTTCGTCGCGGTGTTTCGCGACCGGTACGACCGCCTCGGCGAAAAGCTCCGCGGCCGCGTGAACCACCGCCCCGCGGAGGCCATCCAGTCGATGCCCGGCGGCAGCGAGGCGTCGATGGTCGGCATGGTCAGCGACATCCGCTCGACCGCCAGCGGCCACTGGCTGGTCGAACTCGAAGACCGGACCGGGACCTTCCCCTGTCTGGTGATGAAGGACCGCGACATCGCCGCCATGGTCGAGGAGCTGCTCTGCGACGAGGTGATCGCCGTCGAGGGGACGCTCGCGGACGACGCCGGCATCCTCTTCGTCGACTCGATGCACTTCCCCGACGTGCCGCGGACGTACTCGCCGAACACCGCCGACCGCCACGTGCAGGCGGCGCTCATCAGCGACGTCCACGTCGGCAGCCAGGAGTTCATGGCCGACGCCTGGCACCGCTTCACCGACTGGCTGCACACGCCCGAGGCCGAGAACGTCGAGTACCTCCTCATCGCGGGCGACATGGTCGAGGGCGTCGGCGTCTACCCCGACCAGGACGAGGAGCTCGACATCGTCGACATCTACGAGCAGTACGAGCGCTTCTCGGAGTACCTGAAGGAGGTGCCCGGCGACATGGAGATCGTCATGATCCCGGGGAACCACGACGCGGTCCGCCTCGCCGAGCCGCAGCCGGCCTTCGACGAGGAGCTCCGGAACATCATGAGTGCCCACGACGCTCGCTTCACGGGCAATCCCTCGACGGTCACTATCGAGGGCGTCTCAGTCCTCATGTACCACGGCGTCTCGCTGGACGAGATCATCGCCGAGCTCCCGGAGGACAAGGCGAGCTACGACGAGCCGCACAAGGCGATGTACCAGCTCCTCAAGAAGCGCCACGTCGCGCCGCAGTACGGGGGCCACCTCCGCCTCGCGCCCGAGGAGAAGGACTACCTCACCATCGACAGCGTCCCCGACGTCTTCCACACGGGTCACGTCCACAAGCTCGGCGTCGGCAAGTACCACAACGTTCTCTCGATCAACAGCGGCTGCTGGCAGGCCCAGACCGAGTTCCAGAAGTCCGTCAACATCGACCCCGACGCCGGCTACGCGCCCGTCGTCGACCTGGACACGCTGGAGCCGACGCTCCGGAAGTTCACCTGA
- a CDS encoding S26 family signal peptidase, which yields MTDSGSGDAPERGPPGDDERGTAGGDRGSPDDDGGGVDGPTRDDAPAAERSATGPDGEAAPERSPADANDGSPTERSPADAGGADRVTGENPVEWFLKSDNEGVAALRDLLSTVALVAVVGLILFAVSGIWPPLVAVESGSMEPHMEKNDLVFIVDENRFTADGAVDGVVTYQQGQENGVRSFGSYGEVIVFQPNGQDGVPIIHRAHMFVEEDERWVERADEDHLRGETCEEVRNCPAPHDGFITKGDDTPYYDQVAGRSTVVKSEWVQGRAEVRIPWLGWVRLQFAKL from the coding sequence ATGACTGACTCCGGTTCCGGCGACGCCCCAGAGCGCGGACCGCCGGGAGACGACGAGCGCGGGACCGCGGGTGGCGACCGCGGATCGCCAGACGATGACGGCGGTGGCGTCGACGGACCGACGCGGGACGACGCGCCGGCGGCCGAGCGCTCCGCGACGGGCCCCGACGGCGAAGCCGCACCCGAGCGGTCACCTGCTGACGCCAACGACGGATCCCCGACCGAGCGGTCACCTGCTGACGCCGGCGGCGCGGACCGCGTCACCGGCGAGAACCCCGTCGAGTGGTTCCTGAAGAGCGACAACGAGGGGGTCGCCGCGCTCCGGGACCTGCTGAGCACGGTCGCGCTGGTGGCGGTCGTCGGCCTGATCCTGTTCGCCGTCAGCGGGATCTGGCCGCCGCTGGTCGCCGTCGAGAGCGGGAGCATGGAACCGCACATGGAGAAAAACGACCTGGTGTTCATCGTTGACGAGAACCGGTTCACCGCCGACGGCGCGGTCGACGGCGTCGTCACCTACCAGCAGGGCCAGGAGAACGGCGTCCGGTCGTTCGGCAGTTACGGCGAGGTGATCGTCTTCCAGCCGAACGGGCAGGACGGCGTCCCGATAATACACCGGGCGCACATGTTCGTCGAAGAGGACGAGCGCTGGGTGGAGCGGGCCGACGAGGACCACCTCCGCGGGGAGACCTGCGAGGAGGTCCGGAACTGCCCGGCCCCCCACGACGGCTTCATCACGAAAGGCGACGACACGCCCTACTACGACCAGGTGGCCGGCCGGTCGACCGTCGTCAAGAGCGAGTGGGTGCAGGGCCGCGCCGAGGTCCGGATCCCGTGGCTCGGATGGGTTCGGCTCCAGTTCGCGAAGCTGTAG
- a CDS encoding Cdc6/Cdc18 family protein, whose product MSDENTGTGEPAGRVDVDSSRDFDVDLDDVVLEDDEEESQGLFDDLLSGEPIFENKEVLRPSYTPHELPHRKEQINKMATILVAALRGETPSNILIYGKTGTGKTASAKFVSQELESTSQKYKVPCEVEYINCEVTDTQYRVLAQLANKFIEENERLIDEWLEDLRELREAAADDAAALADAEFDSLEAVDDRIAELEADKDDFETVPMTGWPTDRVYSVFFDAVDYHERVVVIMLDEIDKLVEKSGDDTLYNLSRMNSELANSRVSIMGISNDLKFTDFLDPRVKSSLGEEEIVFPPYDANQLRDILQHRSDVAFKADALTDDVIPLCAAFAAQEHGDARRALDLLRTAGELAERDQAEVVDEDHVRKAQDKIELDRVVEVVRTLPTQSKIVLFSIILLEKNGVHNVNTGEVYNIYKRLCEEIDADVLTQRRVTDLISELDMLGIVNAVVVSKGRYGRTKEISLSVPIDETEAVLLSDSRLGDIEDVQPFVQARFDN is encoded by the coding sequence ATGTCCGACGAGAACACGGGAACGGGCGAACCGGCGGGACGCGTCGACGTAGACTCGTCTCGGGACTTCGACGTCGACCTGGACGACGTCGTGCTGGAGGACGACGAGGAGGAGAGCCAGGGCCTGTTCGACGATCTCCTGAGCGGCGAGCCCATCTTCGAGAACAAGGAGGTGCTGCGGCCGTCGTACACTCCGCACGAGCTCCCCCACCGGAAGGAACAGATCAACAAGATGGCGACGATACTCGTCGCCGCTCTCCGCGGTGAGACGCCGTCGAACATCCTGATCTACGGGAAGACCGGAACCGGTAAGACCGCGAGCGCGAAGTTCGTCAGTCAGGAACTGGAGAGCACGTCCCAGAAGTACAAGGTCCCCTGCGAAGTCGAGTACATCAACTGCGAGGTGACCGACACCCAGTACCGCGTGCTCGCCCAGCTGGCGAACAAGTTCATCGAGGAGAACGAGCGGCTCATCGACGAGTGGCTGGAAGACCTCCGGGAACTCCGCGAGGCGGCGGCCGACGACGCCGCGGCGCTCGCGGACGCGGAGTTCGACTCCCTCGAAGCCGTCGACGATCGCATCGCGGAACTGGAGGCGGACAAGGACGACTTCGAGACGGTCCCGATGACCGGGTGGCCGACCGACCGCGTGTACAGCGTCTTCTTCGACGCGGTCGACTACCACGAGCGCGTGGTCGTCATCATGCTCGACGAGATCGACAAGCTCGTCGAGAAGTCGGGCGACGACACCCTCTACAATCTCTCACGGATGAACTCGGAGCTCGCGAACTCGCGGGTGTCGATCATGGGCATCTCGAACGACCTGAAGTTCACCGACTTCCTCGACCCCCGCGTCAAGTCCAGCCTCGGCGAGGAGGAGATCGTCTTCCCGCCGTACGACGCGAACCAGCTGCGGGACATCCTCCAGCACCGTTCCGACGTCGCGTTCAAGGCGGACGCGCTCACCGACGACGTGATCCCGCTGTGTGCCGCGTTCGCCGCGCAGGAGCACGGCGACGCCCGCCGCGCGCTCGACCTGCTCCGCACCGCGGGCGAACTCGCCGAGCGCGACCAGGCCGAGGTCGTCGACGAGGACCACGTCCGCAAGGCCCAGGACAAGATCGAACTCGACCGCGTGGTCGAGGTGGTCCGCACCCTGCCGACGCAGTCGAAGATCGTCCTCTTCTCGATCATCCTCCTGGAGAAAAACGGCGTCCACAACGTCAACACCGGCGAGGTGTACAACATCTACAAGCGCCTCTGCGAGGAGATCGACGCCGACGTGCTCACCCAGCGCCGCGTCACCGACCTCATCAGCGAACTCGACATGCTTGGCATCGTCAACGCGGTCGTCGTCAGCAAGGGCCGCTACGGCCGCACCAAGGAGATCAGCCTCTCGGTCCCGATCGACGAGACCGAGGCCGTCCTCCTCAGCGACTCCCGCCTCGGCGACATCGAGGACGTCCAGCCGTTCGTGCAGGCCCGGTTCGACAACTAA
- a CDS encoding Era-like GTP-binding protein, which translates to MGLINGLRESISRVTERLFADDEQKRIGIYGPPNAGKTTLANRIARDWTGDAVGPESHIPHETRRARRKEDVEIKRNGKSVTIDIVDTPGVTTKVDYEEFTEFDMEKEDAVRRSREATEGVAEAMHWLREDVDGVIYVLDSTEDPFTQVNTMLIGIIESRDLPVLIFANKTDLDDSSEQKIKNAFPQHETIPLSALEGDNMDEVYDKIAEYFG; encoded by the coding sequence ATGGGACTGATAAACGGACTCAGAGAAAGTATCTCACGGGTTACAGAGAGGCTTTTTGCGGACGACGAACAGAAACGGATCGGTATCTACGGGCCCCCCAACGCGGGGAAGACGACGCTGGCGAACCGCATCGCGCGGGACTGGACCGGCGACGCGGTCGGGCCGGAGAGCCACATCCCGCACGAGACGCGACGCGCGCGCCGAAAGGAAGACGTCGAGATCAAGCGCAACGGCAAGTCGGTGACGATAGACATCGTCGACACGCCGGGCGTGACGACGAAGGTCGACTACGAGGAGTTCACCGAGTTCGACATGGAGAAGGAGGACGCCGTTAGGCGTTCCCGCGAGGCGACGGAGGGCGTCGCCGAGGCCATGCACTGGCTCCGCGAGGACGTCGACGGGGTCATCTACGTGCTCGACTCCACGGAGGACCCGTTCACGCAGGTGAACACGATGCTCATCGGCATCATCGAGAGCCGGGACCTCCCGGTGCTCATCTTCGCGAACAAGACCGACCTCGACGACTCCAGCGAGCAGAAGATCAAGAACGCCTTCCCACAGCACGAGACGATCCCGCTCTCGGCGCTGGAAGGCGACAACATGGACGAAGTGTACGACAAGATCGCGGAGTACTTCGGGTGA
- a CDS encoding DUF2073 domain-containing protein: protein MPETKDPDDDGVQIDLISGERMEGMTSMEKIRMILDGVHEGNIVILEQGLSPDEESRLIEVTMTEISPDGFNGIEIETYPRAQTSDSSFLDRLMGRESTNKLTVIGPANQIETLHKDETLISALVSRR, encoded by the coding sequence ATGCCGGAAACCAAAGATCCGGACGACGACGGCGTTCAGATAGACCTCATCAGCGGCGAGCGGATGGAGGGTATGACGAGCATGGAGAAGATCCGGATGATCCTGGACGGCGTCCACGAAGGGAACATCGTCATCCTCGAACAGGGGCTCTCCCCCGACGAGGAGAGCCGTCTCATCGAGGTGACGATGACGGAGATCAGTCCGGACGGCTTCAACGGCATCGAGATCGAGACCTACCCCCGCGCACAGACCAGCGATTCGAGCTTTCTCGACCGGCTGATGGGTCGCGAGTCGACGAACAAGCTCACGGTCATCGGTCCGGCGAACCAGATCGAGACGCTGCACAAGGACGAGACGCTCATCAGCGCGCTCGTCTCCCGCCGATAA
- a CDS encoding Zn-ribbon domain-containing protein, with the protein MPHQCTNCGRTFADGSKEMLSGCPDCGGNKFQFEPAGRSAGAEGDAPETEASAGAADAESAGASSSGASRSAAAARDAPRSSADAEGGVAGKVNRARETVRDWVGTDRQTDERSARSTDDRSTANAGRSDTAGGPSNASAERPDGPATADQEDSAQANARSDVVSRDELPDDPPEPPREPAAGEGARVVDEPDDADAERPDLSELREELNNQFESIKIVQPGQYELNLMELYDRDEYIISLKEDGRYVIEVPETWRSPDE; encoded by the coding sequence ATGCCCCACCAGTGCACGAACTGCGGCCGGACGTTCGCCGACGGTTCCAAGGAGATGCTGTCGGGCTGTCCGGACTGCGGCGGCAACAAGTTCCAGTTCGAACCCGCCGGCCGGTCGGCCGGTGCGGAGGGCGATGCACCCGAAACGGAGGCCTCCGCCGGCGCGGCCGACGCCGAGTCCGCCGGAGCGAGTTCGAGCGGTGCGTCCCGGAGCGCCGCCGCGGCGCGAGACGCCCCTCGGTCGTCCGCCGACGCGGAGGGCGGCGTCGCCGGCAAGGTGAACCGCGCGCGCGAAACCGTCCGGGACTGGGTCGGGACGGACCGACAGACGGACGAGCGGTCCGCTCGGTCGACCGACGATCGTTCGACCGCGAACGCCGGACGCTCGGACACCGCCGGCGGCCCGTCGAACGCGTCCGCGGAACGCCCGGACGGGCCGGCGACCGCCGACCAGGAGGACTCCGCGCAGGCGAACGCCCGGAGCGACGTCGTCTCGCGCGACGAACTCCCGGACGACCCGCCGGAGCCGCCCCGCGAACCCGCGGCCGGCGAGGGTGCCCGCGTCGTCGACGAGCCCGACGACGCCGACGCGGAGCGCCCGGACCTCTCGGAGCTGCGGGAGGAGCTCAACAACCAGTTCGAGAGCATCAAGATCGTCCAGCCCGGGCAGTACGAACTCAACCTCATGGAGCTGTACGACCGCGACGAGTACATCATCTCGCTCAAGGAGGACGGCCGATACGTGATCGAGGTGCCGGAGACCTGGCGGTCGCCGGACGAGTGA